CTTAATGGAGAGTGCTAAAAGTAacactaaatatttaatttaagtattGGGATAGTAGTACTATACTAACCAGGAGCAATGTAACCATAGGAACCAGCTAGTGTGCTAGAAGATCGAGCAAAATCTCCATCATCAACAAGTTTTGCAAGCCCAAAATCAGCTATGTATGGTTCAAATTCAGGGCCTATGAGAATGTTGTTGGCCTTGATGTCCCTATGAACAATAGGAGGAGCACAATCATGGTGCAAATAAGCCACACCTTGTGCTGCTCCTAGTATTATCCGAAACCTTATGTCCCATTCCAAGCAGTTGCCACTTCGTTCATGAAGCAGACTTCCTAGACTCCCATTTGGCATGTAATCATACATAAGCAACCTTGTCTTTCTGTTCCAACAGCAACCCAAGAACCTTACAATGTTCTTGTGGCGAATTGAACCGAGAGTTTTTACCTCAGCTGAAAAGGAATCACGTACCCCGCCATTAACTGCTAACTTGTCGCTTTGATCATCACATTTTGCAGCTATTGTTGTTGGCCATAGTCTTTTCACAGCAATGATATCCCCATTTTCCATTTCGGCACGATAAACAATCCCTGAACACCCCTTTCCAATTACATTGGATTCCACCAAACACTTTAAGACTTGCTCCACAGAGAAGTTTACCTTTTGGAATGGGGTGAACTGCCAAGGCCATGAATCTCCTCCCATCTCAGAATCATTGTCTGCTTGAATGATTTTCCTTGCTCGAAAGACAGTAACAACTCCAAAGACTGTCATTGCAACAATCAAGGCACTGAGCAGCCCAATAGCCAGTTTGATTATCTCTGACCTCTTAGAATTAGTACCATTCAGCATTTTTGTCATAGCCTCACTGCTAACAAAACATGAATCATGACCATTAGGACACAAACCTTGGTTTCCAGCCAAATCTGTTGCTGATAGTTGATGGAATAACTTTGTGTCTGGAAGATAACCAGTGATTTTGTTGTAGGAAATGTTTAGAGAAACGAGATTTTCTAGCCCTGAAAAGGCCGTCAAGTCACCTTCAAGATTGTTGTGAGAAAGGTCTAGAACTGACAGCTTTTTCAGAGAAGAAATCTCTGGTGGGATCACTCCAGATAATGCATTGTGACTCAGATTTAGAGAAATATCAAGTGCTTCAATTTGAAGCAGTTCTGGTGGAACGCTCCCTGAAAAATTGTTGCTGCTAAGGTCTAGCAGCTGAAGACCTGAACATTGCCCAATTGAGGAGGGAATTGGCCCAGAGAAAGAGTTTCTACTTAGGATGAGTCTAAGAAGTGAAGTGAGTTGGCCAATACTTATTGGAACCTCACCAGAGAAGTTATTCATAGAAACATCCAAGACCTCTAGCCTTGTGAGAGAAGACAAATAATTAGGCAAGGCGCCAGAAAGGGAGTTGTTGCTTAGATTCAGCATTTGCAGTTCTTTACAGTTTCCAATCTCAAATGGTACTGACCCAGTCAGCTGATTTTCAGACAGATCAAGGAAATAAAGGCTCTTAAGAGAGCCGATTTCTCTCGGTATCTCCCCACTGATTCTGTTGCCTACAAGCCGGAGGCGAATGAGGGAAGTGCAGTTCCCAATCTCAGGAGGAATAGAGCCAGAAATATCATTAGAGATTAGCAGAAGctttgttaaattttgaagtttaaacaGGCCTGGGGGTAAGCTATCAGTGAGTGCATTGTATGACAAATCCAAAGCCTGAAGGCTTCTACAACCTCCCAACGATGATGGAATGCCACCTCCAAGTTTGTTCTGCCAAGCAAAAAAGACTGTTAGCTTTGTCAAGCTTCCAATCCCAGGTGGAATTGAACCTGACAGCTGATTTGTATCCAACTGCAACTGTATGAGGTTTGTGAGATTGGACAGAGCTGGTGGTATTGAACCAGAGATGTTATTGTTACTCAACATAAGTTCTTCAAGATTTGAGAGTTTCCCCAGACTTTGGGGTATTCGACCAGAGAGAGAATTCAAAGAGACATCCAGAATCTTCAAGTTTCTGCAGTTACCAATTTCCTCAGGAATGTCCCCAACAAAATTGTTTTGCCACAGCAGCATCTTTTCCAGCTTCTGAAGCATACCAATCTCTCTTGGTAGGGAACCAGAGAGGTCattctcataaaaaaataagttgacAAGCTCTGAACAGTTCCCTATTTCGGGAGGAATCTCACCAGAGAGCATAGTACTATAAATAGACAAGGTCTGAAGCATACTTAGCTTGCCTATTGAAGCAGGCAATGAACCAGAAATTTTTGTCTCGGCAAGACCCAACACTGTCAAATTTCTGCAATCTCCTAGCTCATCTGGAATCTTCCCCACAATGCCACTGTTCCCTCCAGCTCTTATAACCTCCAGATTCGACAACTTCCCTAGCTCCACAGGAAGATCCCCACTAAGACTGTTATCAAAAATGTCAAGGGTCTTGAGATTGACACAATCACCAAGCTCACTTGGGATTGACCCTGTGAGATGGTTGGAGTTCAAGCTCAAGGTTTGGAGGTTTTTGAGCCTCCCAACACTCGAAGGAATGCCACCCACAAGACCATTGGAGCTAAGGTCAAGGACTCTAAGCTCAGAACAGTTTCCAATGTCAGGTGAGATAGTCCCAGTGAGGTTAGCCCCAGAAATGACCAATATTTGAAGGAAAGAAAAGGACGAGATTTTCGAAGGGAAGGGAAGGGCCAGCTCAACATTTTGAATGGTTATCTCCGTGACAAGGTTTGCTGAGGAGCATTTGATGTAAGACCAACTGCAAGGATTGGAGTCCAAAGGGTTCCAACTAGAAAAAGCTGAAGGAGTTTTGGAAGAGCTATGCATCCAGGAAACCAATGCAGTAACTTCATCATTTGCAGCaaatgaaagaggaagaagtgCAAAGAGAAGAACATGGCGAAgaaggtgatggtgatggtTTGTGATGAAAGCTTGCCTCGACATTTGGTTGTGGTTTTGGTTGCTCAAGGCTTGCCTCGGCATTGACATTAGCAATTCCCTCAAAAACTCAACCACAAGCATATCATATCAAGCTATCAAAAACTCTTGGTTTTGCATTGggtctctctcttttttttttaagactcGCTAACTCTTGTGCCACCATAGTTTCTAGGATTACTATTATTCTTGCTTTGTAGTAAAGCAAGAAAAGGAGACAGGGTATTATTTTATACGATTTTGAAGTGAACAAGCACCACTCCCTCTGCCTCGGGGTTCTGTTCTTTTGCCTAATATTTTCTCTGGCATTGAATTGTGCATGACTTGTTTGGCACTAAACTAGTTAATAACCCATGTGTTATTGCATTGTTTTCCTCAACTTAGTCACTAACTTTGCCTgcatcatttatttattatgttgatAAACGAGCttcttctttaatttgaaaGACTTGTTGCTCTACTTTCTGCCATTTGCTCCTTCTTTCCAAAGCTTCATTCAAAGCAGATTCCCTTGCATTTTCCAGATTATTACAATTGCTTTCTAAGCATCTTcgtcaacataaaaaaatgctaCTGCTACAACATCAAACCATATATTACTTCAGTTTCATTACCATCATAAATGATGTTTTCTAAGTAACATTTACtctatttctttataatatgaactttttttcatcaaaaactaaagaaactgtttaatagtttatttatagtataATCTCAAATGAGTTACCtattaagaaaatgaagataataatatattgtagtTAATGTGTTCTTAAACAACATCCCATATATTCCTTTGTTATAGGAGTTGAAGGATATTTTTCACCCTAACTAagaaagttatttaattttctatttttagtataattgtAAGTGATTAACATACTTCTTTCAgtctttttatttcaatatatatatgtatgtaattatatatttttttatcattactgGTTGTCCTTTCTcctatataattaaaataagatgtataattaaaaaatagttaattataaaacttattttttgtaaaaataatttgacaTTTAGAATGGAAACGAAAGGAGGGGTATGTAACATAAGAAGAATTACAATATATGTAATTGTGGACCATACTGTAATTAATCTAAATGGCATTATTTTAAGATCacctaataattatttttttttctttgaagtcTTGGTCTTGATATCAATGATATGACAACacatcataaatttatttttgcttaaactagatttatttaaaaaaaaaaatatcttcaaatcaTAACATAATTTGTACCACAAAAAtgtacaaaaaaattaaataaaaaaatccgaAGGTTGGATAGTGACAGTTCAATTTTATTACTTCCACTCCAATTATTACACTTTGAGAATAGTTTTGAACTCAGGACAAACATTATCTTCAACCtggttccattttttttatgagaactatatatatatatatatatatatatatatatatatatatatatgtgctGAAAGTTTGTgatggaaattattttaaaaatttctattgTGTCCTTTTGTTTCCCAATAATttcaagcatatgaataaacgTTAAGGGATAGCATGAGTGTTGTTGATAACTCGCAGTGGCATTCATAAGGGAATCCACTTTTCTAGGTGACATTTTTAAGGTAGATTTGGACATGCATTGCTCTCACCTCTTCACCTTTTAACCTAATCATCAATGTTTGATTCTCAAACAAAGAACCATAACCTCTCAACACAGTCTACAAGATCAGAATAATTATTATAGGCAATAGTAGCCATATGACTCTACTTTTTAGGGTATAGATATTTTTCTATACATATATAAGATTATTAGAAACTATTATCCATAGGAGTAAGAAAAAGACTATCTCTTCTTGTGGTTGATTTTGGAA
This genomic stretch from Vigna radiata var. radiata cultivar VC1973A unplaced genomic scaffold, Vradiata_ver6 scaffold_382, whole genome shotgun sequence harbors:
- the LOC106780086 gene encoding LRR receptor-like serine/threonine-protein kinase RCH1 isoform X1, coding for MLVVEFLRELLMSMPRQALSNQNHNQMSRQAFITNHHHHLLRHVLLFALLPLSFAANDEVTALVSWMHSSSKTPSAFSSWNPLDSNPCSWSYIKCSSANLVTEITIQNVELALPFPSKISSFSFLQILVISGANLTGTISPDIGNCSELRVLDLSSNGLVGGIPSSVGRLKNLQTLSLNSNHLTGSIPSELGDCVNLKTLDIFDNSLSGDLPVELGKLSNLEVIRAGGNSGIVGKIPDELGDCRNLTVLGLAETKISGSLPASIGKLSMLQTLSIYSTMLSGEIPPEIGNCSELVNLFFYENDLSGSLPREIGMLQKLEKMLLWQNNFVGDIPEEIGNCRNLKILDVSLNSLSGRIPQSLGKLSNLEELMLSNNNISGSIPPALSNLTNLIQLQLDTNQLSGSIPPGIGSLTKLTVFFAWQNKLGGGIPSSLGGCRSLQALDLSYNALTDSLPPGLFKLQNLTKLLLISNDISGSIPPEIGNCTSLIRLRLVGNRISGEIPREIGSLKSLYFLDLSENQLTGSVPFEIGNCKELQMLNLSNNSLSGALPNYLSSLTRLEVLDVSMNNFSGEVPISIGQLTSLLRLILSRNSFSGPIPSSIGQCSGLQLLDLSSNNFSGSVPPELLQIEALDISLNLSHNALSGVIPPEISSLKKLSVLDLSHNNLEGDLTAFSGLENLVSLNISYNKITGYLPDTKLFHQLSATDLAGNQGLCPNGHDSCFVSSEAMTKMLNGTNSKRSEIIKLAIGLLSALIVAMTVFGVVTVFRARKIIQADNDSEMGGDSWPWQFTPFQKVNFSVEQVLKCLVESNVIGKGCSGIVYRAEMENGDIIAVKRLWPTTIAAKCDDQSDKLAVNGGVRDSFSAEVKTLGSIRHKNIVRFLGCCWNRKTRLLMYDYMPNGSLGSLLHERSGNCLEWDIRFRIILGAAQGVAYLHHDCAPPIVHRDIKANNILIGPEFEPYIADFGLAKLVDDGDFARSSSTLAGSYGYIAPEYGYMMKITEKSDVYSYGIVVLEVLTGKQPIDPTIPDGLHIVDWVRQKRGGVEVVDESLRARPESEIEEMLQTLGVALLCVNSSPDDRPTMKDVVAMMKEIRQEREECVKVDLLLHASSANDQQERNISNSQYSNEARQLGFS
- the LOC106780086 gene encoding LRR receptor-like serine/threonine-protein kinase RCH1 isoform X2; amino-acid sequence: MLVVEFLRELLMSMPRQALSNQNHNQMSRQAFITNHHHHLLRHVLLFALLPLSFAANDEVTALVSWMHSSSKTPSAFSSWNPLDSNPCSWSYIKCSSANLVTEITIQNVELALPFPSKISSFSFLQILVISGANLTGTISPDIGNCSELRVLDLSSNGLVGGIPSSVGRLKNLQTLSLNSNHLTGSIPSELGDCVNLKTLDIFDNSLSGDLPVELGKLSNLEVIRAGGNSGIVGKIPDELGDCRNLTVLGLAETKISGSLPASIGKLSMLQTLSIYSTMLSGEIPPEIGNCSELVNLFFYENDLSGSLPREIGMLQKLEKMLLWQNNFVGDIPEEIGNCRNLKILDVSLNSLSGRIPQSLGKLSNLEELMLSNNNISGSIPPALSNLTNLIQLQLDTNQLSGSIPPGIGSLTKLTVFFAWQNKLGGGIPSSLGGCRSLQALDLSYNALTDSLPPGLFKLQNLTKLLLISNDISGSIPPEIGNCTSLIRLRLVGNRISGEIPREIGSLKSLYFLDLSENQLTGSVPFEIGNCKELQMLNLSNNSLSGALPNYLSSLTRLEVLDVSMNNFSGEVPISIGQLTSLLRLILSRNSFSGPIPSSIGQCSGLQLLDLSSNNFSGSVPPELLQIEALDISLNLSHNALSGVIPPEISSLKKLSVLDLSHNNLEGDLTAFSGLENLVSLNISYNKITGYLPDTKLFHQLSATDLAGNQGLCPNGHDSCFVSSEAMTKMLNGTNSKRSEIIKLAIGLLSALIVAMTVFGVVTVFRARKIIQADNDSEMGGDSWPWQFTPFQKVNFSVEQVLKCLVESNVIGKGCSGIVYRAEMENGDIIAVKRLWPTTIAAKCDDQSDKLAVNGGVRDSFSAEVKTLGSIRHKNIVRFLGCCWNRKTRLLMYDYMPNGSLGSLLHERSGNCLEWDIRFRIILGAAQGVAYLHHDCAPPIVHRDIKANNILIGPEFEPYIADFGLAKLVDDGDFARSSSTLAGSYGYIAPVLTGKQPIDPTIPDGLHIVDWVRQKRGGVEVVDESLRARPESEIEEMLQTLGVALLCVNSSPDDRPTMKDVVAMMKEIRQEREECVKVDLLLHASSANDQQERNISNSQYSNEARQLGFS